CCTGCGTAAGGTGGAATGGCTCGGTAAAGTCAGCCGCGACCAGCTGCCACAAAAAGCCAAGAACTCCCTCGGCTCAACCCTCACCCTCTTCTCCCTAAGCCAGGAAACCATTGATGCCTTCCTAACCATATTCGAAGGCCGTACGCTAGCGCCGCAGGAAGACGAGGCCGCAGAAACTGATAGCGCACAGCTCAAAGACGAAACCGTGGCCCAGAGCCATGAGTTAATCAAAGACAAGATCGCCGCACTACTGCCCGAAGAAATGGAAGAGCTGGTTGCGGCGATACTGCGCGCGATGGGCTTTAAGGCCAAGGTATCCCCCAAGGGCCCTGATCGCGGTGTGGATGTGATCGCCTCACCGGACGGCCTGGGCCTTACCCAGCCTCGCATTAAAGCCGAAGTGAAACATCGCGATGGCTCCATGGGCGCCCCCGCCATACGCGGCTTTATCGGCGCCCTGCGGGAAGGGGATTCTGGCCTGTTCGTCAGCACCGGCGGCTTCACCCGCGAAGCCCGCTACGAAGCCGACCGCTCCACCTTCCCCCTCACCCTAGTGGATCTCGATGACCTGGCCGATCTTATCGTCAGCCATTATGAAAGCTTCGATTTGGAAGGCAGGGCACTAATGCCTCTGGTGCGTATTTACTGGCCGGTGGATTAAGACAGGCGGGCTAGTACCGTGATCGAATATCGCTATCCAGAAGAGAAAACCGTTGCCCTGTTTTTTGCTGAATTACTGCAAGATTCAGTGGCAATGGATATTTTAGAACGTGGATATGTAACCACTTCAGAAGAAGCCACTCATCTCAGTAAGTTCTTCTGGGCCATGGTTGAGAAATCCGCACAAGAGCCAGAGCTACCTTGCGAGGCCAGCTCTGAATCTTGGCTAGAAAAGCTGTACAACAGCTTTGGCGGATACCTTTTCGAAAAGGGTTATGAGCAGCAGTGGGATGATGAAATTGATAATGCCTAAACTTCAACATTAGAACCATATAATAATGAAAAGCTGCTTTTAAAACTTTTATGGTCTCTGAAAATACTAACATCACCCTACCTAAGCCTTCTGACATAATGCCTAGCGAAAATTCTCAACTTCCTCTACACCTCGAAAACTCTTTAAAAAGTAGAATATATATCGAGGCTTACACATAGTGATGAAATTTAACGAACATGAACTTGCCATCAAAGATATAGCAATTCACTACTCCCACAAGCTAAAAAACCAACTGGCCGAAGACATTCTACTTGGCAAGAGAGATATCACTTCAGCTGAAGAAACTAAACTACTGACTCAGTTTTTCTGGCAAATGGCAGATCAGGCAGCTAAAGATTATCAAAACGATGGACAACCAGATATTGATGTCGACCTTGAGGATTGCATGGAAAAGCTAATGAATATTTTCATCGGCTATACCAAAAGAGCAGGCTTTAACCAACAATGGGTTGAAGAATCCAATAAGACTAACAGCACTTAAAGTTGTTTTCACCATCGAGTCCAATGCCAGCTATTACCGGCCTTTCATCTATCCGTTTCTCTAGCGCTATTATTCTCGGCGGCTCAATAAAACTGGCCAACAGTTTCCCGCCATCAGTGAACTAAAATCATCAATAATTCTTCTATCTATTTTTTCTTCATAGACATAATAGACAATAAATCTCGGCTGCTTACCAGTGCCTAACTTTGACTCTTCATAAAAACAGAAGGAAAAGTGTTGAATAACCTCATCACCGTCTACATCTTCATAAGCCACAGTAAGAGAGTCCCATGAAGGCGAAGATATACCCTTAAGTAATTCTTTTTGGGCACGCACATTATGGTCCTTGTAAGCAACAGTCAAACCTGCAAGCTGGTTGCTGGACACATGGAAAGACAGTTTCGTATCACCAAATGTTTCCGGTAGAGAATACATAAAATCTGCTTTATCCGCTTTTAATACGTCAGGAACTCCTGCCTGCGCAATCATAGAAAAAGAGGCTAGCAGCAATATTAAAATTCCACTCTTCATCATCCACCTTTCAGCTCTTTTGATAAAACCGCCCCACCTCATCAAAGAGGCAAGAAATTCTAGCAAG
This DNA window, taken from Microbulbifer sp. MKSA007, encodes the following:
- a CDS encoding restriction endonuclease, which gives rise to MTNAWMIRAGRGGIYSEDFEKGFAAVGWSQLGDLSQYSSTERLRDEYIKIYGNDKPSATANALAMILKFRDQIAAGDYIVSYNPETRNYLLGVDKGEYLYQPDIIGDYANLRKVEWLGKVSRDQLPQKAKNSLGSTLTLFSLSQETIDAFLTIFEGRTLAPQEDEAAETDSAQLKDETVAQSHELIKDKIAALLPEEMEELVAAILRAMGFKAKVSPKGPDRGVDVIASPDGLGLTQPRIKAEVKHRDGSMGAPAIRGFIGALREGDSGLFVSTGGFTREARYEADRSTFPLTLVDLDDLADLIVSHYESFDLEGRALMPLVRIYWPVD